ttgctCTTTCAAATAACATATTATAAGTCCTCTAGTCCTTTAATATGTAAGCTGCTAAATCTCGTGTGAGCCTGAcaatggctccatgatatttaaattgtttctttttggcttcttgcaagattttctccttgatttgggagctttggaatttgactattATATTACTGGGATGTCTTTGAGGAgatgattggtgaattctttcaatttttattttgccggggcagttttcctttaaagtttctaatatgatatctaggctctttttttgatcatgactttcaagtaATCCACTCATTCTTAAATGaactctccttgatctgttttataggccagttttttttttcccagtgagatatttcacattttcttctatttttttcattctctttgtttCTTGAAATCTTATGGAGTCTCCTTTTTATAATGAGCTCAACAACATCAAAACACattatttccatatacaaagaacataaaaagaagaCTGAATAGGAAACCTGAATCTTATGTACATCTTGAGattattttaaagcttttaaaacATATAACAAATTTATCATAGTAGTTCTGTAGTTCAATTTTCTGTAACTCCTTGTGAatattttgctcttttctgtgtgtttaaaaaaatatttcattggcaccttttgttcctttttcttttagcatCCCTATCACTACCTCCCCCGCtgagttctctttctcttttcttcaaataaatactcccttgaaataatttaatttgtaatAGGAGCCTGGCATGTACacagcatatttttttttttacacagcaTCATTGATGCTACTGTCCACATGATAGAAGCTGAGCCTGCTTCTGGTGAAGTCATGATAATATATGAAGGAAATGACATTTTGGATCATGCTTGGACATTCTGTAACTGGTTCTGGGCCACTAATTATGCACATGACTGACAGAAGCCTCTTTGGCTCCATTTTTTGATCCATAACACGGGTACTTTCAAAAGCCAATAGTTGAATTCAGGCTTCCTCTTAGTAGAGACTACTAAGAGTCTAATGTTAGTTTGAATCCTTTACTGGCAGCATTATAGTAAGGAAAGAGATTAGAAGGGGGCCTTGGGTTCTTTCTTCTCTGTGGTCAAAATATGGCCCCGTGAAAACAAGCTTTGGCTCTTTACCttggtgtttatttttttgttttagatgAAGGAGATTAATCTGGAGATTCTGACCTTTTGAGTTTCAAGAAATCAAGAGAGTGAGCCATGCAGGTTGTCTAAGAGTGTAGGAGTAAGTTTTATAGGCCATCCAGCATGGAGGATTAAGAATTAGCCTTTTAACTGAACTCAAGGGTAGCTGAGAGGAGGATTCATTTGGCAGCAGTGCAAAATTTAGATGTGAACATGATAAGATCAATACAAAGTAGAAGCTTTGCTAGTCTGAGCCCATTCTTCTCAGATACTGAGTTGGTATAGAGTAGAGCAGAGGTGTCATACCAGccaattaaaatgcaattgggaaatgtttttaaaaaataaaaatacaataaaacatcaataacataaatttgtagttttctaagacAATAGGCAACAGTTGAGTTTGATCTCCCTGAAGTAGAGTGCTCCCCTTTAAGTATGGGAGGGCAGAAATGTTAGTTCTCTTGTTCTTGATATATCTGAAACAAATATCCTTCTTTAAATTGATGTTCgatgttaattggttaaatggaactgagaTGGTAGTCATACCGCGggggtgagagagtgagagagagagaatgctcaCCTTGGAATACTCACTACAAATATAatcaatacaaatacaaaatacaaatgtaagcacatttttaaaatttcagtattTTGATATACTTATTGTTTCCTATGGGAAGTTGagagacttttatttttgtttgagatagaaactttttctccatatttgaaaatcaaaggaaatttcCTTGTGGAAAATTCATTGCCCATGAAAACACATTGCTTATATTCTCACAAAAGCGATAATTGAAGTAACAAAAGAAATGTGATTGTCAGATCCCACATCGTAACTATGTGGTTAAATAGTAATAATTTTGGTTATTGAatgagttttcatttcatttttattgaatgTGCTAGAAAAAGGCTACTTTTTCCAAATGAAGCTGAGTTTTGTAGCTTTTAAATGATATATGAAATTGTAAATTGTTATATCATTTTAACCTTGTAGCAtaaacacatgtatgtatgtaaatatatggaTGGGTGTGTATACCGGTATGTGCTATGTCTCTCTGACTTTGACTTTCTATCTACTAAGCCTTCCTTAcgctcatatgtatatataaatgtatgtgtgtgtatatgcatgtatacaacCATGCATCAGATAATTTACGTTTACTGCCTTACCAAATGACCTTCCCAGGAGCTATTGCctatcttctttttccttaattgAGACTCATTTATTATATTCATGCAGTTTGAGAATCATGCACtccattatgtgtgtgtgtgtgtgtatgtgtgtgtgtgtatttttctgGCTAAAAATGATGCTTCCTAACTTGAGAATTAAACCGTGGGGCATTTTAGTTCAAATAATGATTGCTTAGCCAAATGAGATCGCcaaatatccattttatctttGATCAACATGAAAAAGCATTAGTGTCaatgtctctgtgtctgtctgcttGATTTGCACAAGTTCTGGTGCCTTCCAAGAATGAGCTGAGGACAAACTGAGACGGTCTAGAGGCCCCAGAGAGTGAAGGTCCATCCTTTTGTGGAAACAACATCTTCTCCAAAGGCTCTTTTTAAGGACATGAAGATAGGGCACAGGCCACTTTATGTGAGTACTGAGGCAGAACAAAACTTAACTGAGGAGAAGCTTTAGAaaggaaaaccccaaagaggaGGAAGGTGATGACAGCTGGGGGAGAAACAAACAGATGCTGTTCCTGGGTTGAATTTCTGCCATAAAGTAGATGTTGATGATCTTCCAATAGTACCATTTTTCTTGAGAGCCTCAAACCATGGCTGCTAAAAATGGGAATCCCAGAGCAGGGAGATTAGGGTGAGAGGATGTAAAACTGCTTGGAAATGGAAAATGGCCCAGAGGAAGGTACCACAGGGGTGGTGTCTATAGGGGCAATTCTGTAGAACTTCAGATAGCCATGCTGCTGACCTCCTAGGAGACTTCAGAGGGACCAAGCTCTTAGTTGTGGGGCTATGACATTGCAAGGCACTCATTGGGGTACCTCTAGATCTGGTTATGACCTTAGCCATAGCTTTCAAATGATTACACATAAGCAGTGTGCAGGAGGTATTTTTCCTGTTAGAAGAACCTTATAAAAGTTGCAGCTTTGAAGAGCATGGTATTTTTGATAGCATTTGTTTTAAATCTTTTCCTAATATGATTGAGCAATTGAATTTTATGCTAACTGGCTACCACTCTCTCATCCAAAATGTTATGCAAGATATACTATTTGCCTGCTTTTCCCCCTTTAATTTTTAATGGCGCCTTTAATAACGCATCATGCCCAGAGCTTGCAAATAGAGAATTAATGGCAACTTTTGGTCTGACCAATGGAGAGATAACCATTTCAGGTGAGGACTTGAACCAAGGGAAACTTGGAACTTCAAATAGCCATACGCCAAATAACCATTCACCCTGGCATAAATACAACatttatatatgtagtatatCTGTGATATCTTACATCCGTACCCATTGTGAATCtcatcattttctccatttaataTATATCATACTAATAAAAAACCCTAAAATAGGTATCATATTTGTTATATAATTAAGAACTTGGGGGCTGCTGGGtaactcagtgtattgagagtcagggctagagatgggaggtcctaggttcaaatctggcctcagacacttctgagctgtgtgaccctgggcaagtcacttaacccccattgcctagccctgctcttctgccttggaaccaatactttgaattgattccaagacaaaggtttgtttttttttttttaaagaactagcCATAGCTTGttaatgaaaatatataacatatatgaaaGATATATTTTGTCTTCTAGAAGTCCCTTATAAAAATGGAATAGTTTAAGATTATAACATTTTGGTGACAATTGAAGAATTCAGTTGTCCAATTATATTACAAAAGTGTTAAAaggtttttaattaaattgaatgaatTTTTGCAAATTTGCCAACCACTTACTAATCATCCAAAATTTTGTTGAACTTGATAAATGGGGAAACATCTAGATAAAAGCTCTCTGTGTCTATGGAAAATTGGATGAGTCTTTTCCCCTATAATAATGGTGTTTTtttagggggagagggaagaaggaactGTGATTCCATGATTATTTATGGAGTTTTAAAAGGCCCATTAATTTCATCTGAAATTAACTTTAGTGGAAAGACAAGTTGTATGTTTGTAATTACAGAGGGGGAAATTTGCAAAGTTTCCaactttaatttttcctctgCATATTTGTTCATAATTTTGGTGGGATTTTGCCAATTCTGCAAAAAAGGTAAGCTACTAAACCccagaatatttgaaaaaataaaggcaaaggcTATCTATAGGCTGgagaaaattcagagaaattttatggagaaagaaTGATAACACTAATGAAAAAGTATTATTGTTTGCTCGCAATGTGTTCAGTAGACTATATGTATATGAAGTCTCTCTTAATGAGAGCTTGGCACATGCatataaagaaagcaaaattttATAACTCTGCTTAAGTACTTGTCATCTGAAATTGGGTATTTTTATGCAGAATAAAGGAAAGTTTACTTGATTTTTCAATGTAACCAGAAGTTGTCCTAAAACTTGACTGCTAATATGTAGCAtcaattcatttgttcattccctCTGGTTGAGAATAGGTGTACCAGCGGAAAGAACGTATGTAATCATTCAAGAGTTCTATGAAGCCAGCTTTTTCAGCATTCATGTTTTACATGTAATATTGTtcataaaaacttttattttggaAGTGAAACAGGATGTTTCCCTCCTGTAATTTGCTATTCTGTGTTAGAAATTGAACTTAATGTTACAAAGTAGTTTTCAGAAAGGCCAAGAGAAACGGAACAAATATGTTTATCATCAGTGTTGCCTGGTTCTCTCCATTAATAACTTGGTAGTACAAGTTTATGAAACATTCGAATTTTTATTTGCCAAGTACTGTTTTTTTTCTTGTCctctgtgataaaggatgaaaaggtttgcaatttgcaaaaactgtgcaaaaactgaaaaatgcaaaCCTATTATGAGAATGGTTGTTAGAAATCCCATTCTTTCCACACATGTTCTCTGATGATAATACATATAATTCTCATGAACAAAGACAATGACTTCTTGAAGCTCTCTTTTGGAAGGACGTTAGAGCACGGAGAGAAAGACAGGGTTTCTTATTTGATGCCTTTGTAAGCTCAAAAACAAATCATTTCACATGGGAGAGGTACTAGCCAAGAGGAGGCCAAGCCATCAGTCTGGCATTACTTAAACAAAAAGTCTACTAGaggtgtgatttttttccctcctactTTTCAACTTTGGGGTATTGGTAGATGtttcttaaattattatattaccagcaataacaataataactaacatttataaaggcttgtaaattactttaaatttgtTATCTTGTGCagtccttacaacaatcctatgaagtcagcgctattattattattcccattttacagatgtggaaactgaggcagaaaaagatcttaagtgacttgctagtcaGTATGaggaggctgtatttgaactcatcttcctgacacCAGCCCCAGCATTTGGATTGTTTGGACTGCTCAGGAAGAGGATTTTGTAGAATGTATTGAATGCAGAACATTTCAAGGATTTCTTTGTACATTTGAGGAACGTTGAGTTGATATATTGTCAAACCTATTGGTGAGTCTCTTCCCTTGACTCCATGGTTAACAGGTGACTTCAAAGAACATTGTCAGTGACATTTTATAGATTTTACTTGCAGGAGGAGATGACATAGGAAGTTGCCTCCAATACTTTTATTAAGTTTGCTTTAGGTTAATGATCAATGAGTGAAGCCAATCAATGTGCAGTTGTGTGAAGTTATGTCACGTAGCCGTTGTGTACACTTCAGGAGCTCCTGTTCAGAGATGGCCTTTGGAGGCCCTTTTCTTTAAGACTGCAGGGGTCAGGTTAAGGtgagggttttctcagcaaaataTTTGCTCAGAGGTCATAGGTATTAATCAGGTGGGTGAGAGATATTCTCCTATTTATACTGAATAGCTGCAGAAAATGGACCAATCCACTAAATTAAAAATCAGGACTCGAATTCTGTATTGGTGGTCAGACATGATCGAAGCAGTGGTTGCTTTTGTGGAATAGTTTTTCCTTGTAATAGGGATGggtttgtgtatgtgtttgtacatagggaggggaaggagaaatatatttggaaatgattgtgatgtaaaaacaaaaggtatcaataagaTTGTTTTATAAAACAGTTTGCCATCAGCAATcacaaagaggaaaacaaaatctgatttttttttgtctttttgtcaccAGCCTGGCAAACTTTTTTACCCTCAACAATGATGAATTTACATTTTGCCTTAAGGTATCAAATAAGAGTTTGGTGGTGCAGAGCAGATTTAGCGTGGGACTTGGAATCGGGAACATtcatgttcatgagttcaaatccagccccagacattAGCTGGGGGTCCTTGAATAAGCctttgcttcagtttactcatctgtcaaatgagctggagaaagaaatggcaaaccattccaaatatctgtgccaagaaaaccctaaaatggaGTAAGAAGAGTCAGACGTgtctgaaatgactcaacagcaaCAATGTTGAATAGAAGCAACCTGTCATACAGTAAaaggtttttattattattattgttggggTTATGTCTAGGATACATATAGCACGTTAAGGTTTTACAGAGCATTAAACTTATTTGACTCTCATGACAACATTAGGAAGTAggctttattatctccattttacagataagctcCCGGGGCTCTGAAAGATGAAGTCGTTTCCTCAAGATCACAGTTAGTAAGAACTAGTCAGGGTTCGAACCTGGGTATTCTTGGCTCCATAGCCTGCTCTCTACTCATTATGACAGATATGAAGAGTCTCACTGGTTGTTGCAAGGAATCACAAAAGAGATCTTTGGCCCAAAGAAGATGTCTCTGAAAGAAATCACAGCCATTCATTAAATACAGGTAGAAATTATGAAGTATTAGTTTACGAAATGCTTTGGTGGGCTAGAACTGTCCCTTTCCCCTAGATTTTAAATGTGGCCacttttttatgcatttaaagtaCAAAAAGGACATAAGGCACATCTGATTTCCTTGGAACAGAGCCATTAATTCATCTCAGTCCTATTGTCCATGAATAAAAAATATGCAATCAGTtctggaaaataagaaaaagggcAGATGTTTAATTATAATCCCCCAATACTAGTGGGCATATGcacattttagttttatttctataACAAACATTAGGAAATCTGTTAAATTTGTGCCTTTCCTTCCAGAAGTCCTCTCACTTCGTTCCTGGATGCCCCTGTCCAGCCGTTACATATAACTCTTGCTGGACCTTTCTTCTACAGAAGTCAAATACGGGTTAGGGCAGAGTGGCCCGCCCAGGGGGGCCTTGGAGCCAGTCCATAACACCCAGTTTCAAGCCAAGACTGGTCACTTACAGGCAATTCCCCAAGACAAGGGTTCTTCCCTTGACCACTGTGGTTGGATCTGGTGGCGGAGCCTATCGATCTTTTCTCGGAgcattgtttttaaatgcacaacaAGGAAAATGACAGAGGATTCctaaggaaaccaattctatggAAATACACTTATACAATATCTTTTCAAAAACCAAAGGAGCCTGGCCAGTTCCAGAGAAGGAGTGGATTTGCCTTCGAGGAAGGTTCTCCTGGAGAGCTTCCTCCACTCCCCAAATCACAGCCGATCACTGCTGGGTGGGTCCAGCCTTTTTGTTGGCGGTTTTTAGTATGGATTTTTAGATGTAACATGAATATAAGACGGATGATTTTTATAAGGGTGCTTCTCCGAGGCAAACAAATCCTCACATCAGCTCTGTCCAAAAATGTCGGTCTTGTCCCTTttgtcctctccctcccccttctccctcccggGGCTTAGCCAAGCGCCCGCATGCCCACCCgagatgcttaatgaatgcttatccTCTGATGGGCTCCGAGTAGAAAGGCCTGGCTTCTTCTCCCGGTTCTATTCACTATCCCATGAGCCCTGCTGTGGAGgatgctgctgctggaggctacCCTTCGTGAAGGGGAAGGCCAAGGAAACGTTGGCCGGAGGACCCAGAACAGAGGACCCAGAACAGGACCGGGAAGAGTCTGGAGACCCTGCTGGGGAAAATGGATCGGAGGCTCGCCGGAAAGGAGGCAGAAGATGCTTTCCCATGTTTGGGGGCCGTCGTCACAGAGTTTAGACTTGTTCTCCTCATCCCAAGTACAGAACGGGGAACAACGGGGAGATTTTGCAGATACCCAAAATTAGGGGAGCTCTACCAGGGCTGTCTAAGAATGAAATGAATTATCTGGGGGCGGGGAgtaggttgttgtaaggatcaagcgGGATGgcgcctggcatagagtaggtgcttaataactgctcATTCTGTCCCTCCTTCTGCTTCCCTCCTTCATTGGCTATCTCAAAGAGGGAGAAGGTCGCTTGTTGGGGATTTTGTAAAGGGGATGATGTTTTTTTAGATATGAATGGAATCAAATGGCCTCCTGAGGCTACTTCCTCCTGAGATTCTGTGATCCCTACCTGACCCCACAGGTTCCTTGTGAAAACTTGCATGAAGGTCGAAGGCAGTGTGAAGAGAGAAGTGATTTTGGAGTAGAAggcatggattcaaattctacctctgacactatTCTCACGTTTACCCTCCTAGATAGGCAAGTGGTACAATGCATAAAGGTGGGCTGCggacaagaagacttgagttcaaatttagcattAAAtatgttctagctgtgtgactctgggcaagccacttaacctctccttgcctcagtttctccatttgtaaaatgggaattctaATATCACTTTTcttacagagttattgtgagggacaaatgagatcataatatctgtaaagttcctggtacataataaCCTTTTAGACaatcttgtttctttctttatgggcctcagtttcctcttctgtaagatgaggagggttagactagatgatctgtGGTTATACTGTGTGattaaggagcttatgttctgaAAGCATGTTGACAGGCTAAATGAACCACAAAAATACAAGGTATTTGAGAGAGACCCTAGAAATGGATATATCTGAACAACTATCAAAAGATCAtttggtggggcagctgggtggctcagtggattgagagtcaggcccagagattggaggtcctgggttcaaatctgtgatcttggacaagtcacttaacccctattgcctagcccttatcactcttctgtcttagaacatagtagtgattctaagatggaaggtaagggtttttgtttgtttgtttgtttgtttgtttttaaagtccTCTCTACATTCTCATGTAAGTTCATTGTTATCAAGGTGTTACAAGAAAGCCTTCTTACTTTGGGCAGCACAGCAATTCACTGAAGTTGCAATAACAGATCATCTCACATCCTTTTCCATCCCAGAAGTGGTCCTGAAGGTGTCCATCAATCTGTTTAAGGTCTGCCACTCCTTCGGGAATG
This DNA window, taken from Monodelphis domestica isolate mMonDom1 chromosome 6, mMonDom1.pri, whole genome shotgun sequence, encodes the following:
- the SCRG1 gene encoding scrapie-responsive protein 1, translating into MKTTAVLVLLNLLLGGHAMSTSRLSCYRKILRDRNCHNIPEGVADLKQIDGHLQDHFWDGKGCEMICYCNFSELLCCPKDIFFGPKISFVIPCNNQ